One Oceanotoga teriensis DNA segment encodes these proteins:
- a CDS encoding TetR/AcrR family transcriptional regulator — MIFISRNKYPEKTIENILDVALELFIKKGYENTSIQEIVNNLDGLSKGAIYYHFKSKEDILNSVAEKIYSSTNTIMMDIKNDSNLNGLEKLKKMFSISLKNPNQNKMFSVAPKLLNNPNILALQMKEIIENTAPNYIKPIIEEGIKDGSIKTNYPKELSEIMILISNIWLNPLVYKNTNEEMLNKIKFYDYLLKKINIDIFDQTMYDQIVKLNELSNK, encoded by the coding sequence GTGATTTTTATATCAAGAAATAAGTATCCAGAAAAAACAATTGAAAATATATTAGATGTAGCTTTAGAACTATTTATAAAAAAAGGATATGAAAATACTTCTATTCAAGAAATTGTAAATAATCTCGATGGGCTTAGTAAAGGCGCTATTTACTATCATTTTAAGTCTAAAGAAGATATTTTAAATTCCGTTGCAGAAAAAATTTATTCATCAACAAATACAATTATGATGGACATAAAAAATGATTCAAATTTAAATGGGTTAGAAAAACTGAAAAAAATGTTCTCTATTTCTTTAAAAAATCCAAATCAAAATAAAATGTTTTCAGTTGCACCCAAATTGTTAAATAATCCAAATATTCTTGCATTGCAAATGAAAGAAATTATAGAAAATACAGCCCCAAATTACATAAAACCAATAATAGAAGAAGGAATAAAAGATGGATCTATTAAAACAAATTATCCAAAAGAATTATCAGAAATAATGATATTAATTTCAAATATATGGCTAAATCCTTTAGTCTATAAAAACACAAATGAAGAAATGTTGAATAAAATAAAGTTTTATGATTATTTACTTAAAAAAATAAATATAGATATTTTTGATCAAACTATGTATGATCAAATAGTAAAATTAAATGAATTATCAAATAAATAA